The proteins below are encoded in one region of Sphaerodactylus townsendi isolate TG3544 linkage group LG06, MPM_Stown_v2.3, whole genome shotgun sequence:
- the LOC125434695 gene encoding IgGFc-binding protein-like, translating to MVSIHGYTVVLQSGIQWKVMVDDELHTLPMNKDGGKLWITQEGSNIVIQSSFGFTVLYDTLSYVRVSVPSTYQGQMCGLAGNFNGDQSDDFMLPDGRVAESMVEFGASWKVPVDAVRCSDDCGEKCPTCDAVKTAPYMSKRSCGIILSKTGPFRDCHPLESPTQYFQHCLHDLCVANGNRESLCRSIRAYVTACQAAGAKVDSWRTDTFCPLTCPANSHYETCTSTCDSTCASLSTVARCTRKCFEGCQCNEGYAFDGDTCVRLNRCGCVHNGLYFKAGESLFSRNCTQKCTCTASSQFTCEETSCHSCELKDGVWGCVAREGQCTLTPGAQLTSFDGASAQYSCSGVYDVVSVCDEGSPSWFRVSVRIEEDEENLITGKAVYIYFREASVIVKKNRDIWVNGRKLGKLPHSISKAVSVSSAQDGILISQAPQMQVHLHHNGGLTVRVKEDLAGKLCAPCGNFNGDSADDPKTPNGEVKETVADTLHDWKAKDISY from the exons ATGGTTTCCATTCATGGGTACACCGTTGTCCTTCAAAGCGGAATACAGTGGAAAGTGATG GTGGATGATGAGCTGCACACACTGCCAATGAATAAGGATGGTGGGAAACTCTGGATTACTCAGGAAGGGAGTAATATCGTTATCCAGTCCTCCTTCGGCTTCACAGTCCTTTATGACACTCTCTCTTACGTCCGCGTGTCTGTCCCCAGCACCTACCAAGGGCAGATGTGTGGTCTGGCTGGTAACTTCAATGGAGACCAGAGTGATGATTTCATGCTCCCTGATGGAAGAGTTGCTGAAAGTATGGTTGAGTTTGGGGCCTCTTGGAAGGTCCCTGTAGATGCTGTCAGATGCTCTGATGACTGTGGAGAGAAATGTCCTACCTGTGATGCTGTCAAGACAGCACCATACATGTCCAAACGCTCCTGTGGTATCATTCTGTCTAAGACAGGCCCCTTCAGAGACTGTCATCCATTGGAGAGCCCCACTCAGTACTTTCAGCACTGCCTACATGACTTGTGTGTGGCCAATGGAAATCGAGAATCTCTATGTCGAAGCATCCGTGCCTATGTCACTGCATGCCAAGCAGCTGGCGCCAAAGTTGATAGCTGGAGAACAGACACTTTCTGTC CCCTTACCTGTCCAGCCAACAGCCATTACGAGACATGCACTTCAACTTGCGATTCCACCTGTGCCAGCTTGTCCACTGTGGCCCGGTGCACAAGGAAGTGCTTTGAAGGCTGCCAGTGTAATGAAGGCTATGCGTTTGATGGGGACACATGTGTACGTTTGAACAGATGTGGCTGTGTGCACAATGGACTCTATTTCAAG GCAGGAGAGAGCCTCTTCTCAAGGAACTGTACACAGAAATGTACCTGCACTGCCTCCAGCCAATTCACCTGTGAAGAAACCAGCTGCCATAGCTGTGAACTTAAGGATGGTGTGTGGGGCTGTGTGGCACGAGAGGGCCAATGCACACTCACCCCAGGAGCCCAGCTCACCTCTTTTGATGGCGCCTCCGCTCAATACAGCTGCAGCGGAGTCTATGATGTGGTCTCTGTTTGTGATGAAGGCTCCCCGTCCTGGTTCAGAGTATCAGTGCGTATTGAAGAGGATGAGGAGAATTTAATAACTGGGAAGGCTGTCTACATCTACTTCAGAGAGGCTTCCGTCATTGTCAAAAAGAACAGAGACATATGG GTAAATGGACGCAAGTTAGGGAAACTTCCACACAGCATCTCCAAAGCTGTATCTGTGAGCAGTGCTCAAGATGGCATCTTGATCAGCCAGGCGCCTCAGATGCAAGTTCACCTCCACCACAATGGAGGGTTGACAGTCAGAGTCAAGGAGGACCTGGCAGGGAAATTATGTGCCCCCTGTGGAAACTTCAATGGAGACTCTGCCGATGACCCGAAGACACCCAATGGAGAGGTGAAGGAGACTGTTGCTGATACCCTTCATGATTGGAAGGCAAAAGACATCTCTTATTA G
- the LOC125435449 gene encoding IgGFc-binding protein-like, translated as MAMLRFLLLLTGLVLLSGDCRAQFYGREFITSVMQNFISKTPITTSIQLFITGYHDSTRVQVKMNKSPFQKSYSLTKGEMLPVEIPESAEVIGTNTSDHSILIQAENDISVVLVYRKSATMDIMTVYPVPELGTEYYVVTPSGRQSTSYLREFAVIGWKVPTTVDIHLKADVTFNGQSHRAGSILRVSLQAQQIIQLQSLGDFSGTRIQSENPVAVLSGHACVYKNTNCDHVVEQLLPVSGWGTAFIVPPVFFQTNADIVYVAASQNTRVDYQHGTEKKIQNMVAGEVMQLDISYPQAYYISADAGIQVLFFFTGFKSKEKTVDPFLINIPALANYGKSYHINGIRDLENSAILIAKRSKRGSITKDKQPIHGIQWEDVPGTLYSWGTYNLEAGNQSLSLEHPETPFGVLVFGGGDSNGYGFAPPALPSFAPKSRPLTCIGTGDPHYTSFDGRKFDFMGTCIYQMAGVCSKDPALTPFLVTVQNNNRGSKAVSFTKVVTLEVYNMTISLSQEYPHKIQVNGVFVDLPFSYENKLKVYASGVHGFIKTDFDLRVSFNWNSYATVIIPRTYANAVCGLCGNANQEPKDDFTMKDGTQAADEIQFADSWKVKDVPGCSAGCHDNCQVCKETEKQTYKSNKYCGVLIRNDGPFRQCHEATDPVSFFDDCVFDTCLYKGHHDTLCSAISAYATACQAQGIQVGQWRSASFCREAIRLNINYSTRNSFSGLSQFLTVSHLEKERAGLRNSRMGRIWEKLA; from the exons ATGGCGATGCTGAGGTTCCTGCTCCTCTTGACTGGTTTGGTGCTGCTGAGTG gtgattgCAGGGCACAATTCTACGGCCGAGAATTCATCACTTCTGTCATGcaaaattttatttcaaaaactcCCATTACGACAAGCATTCAGTTGTTCATCACAGGTTACCATGATTCCACCAGAGTCCAAGTGAAAATGAACAAATCTCCATTCCAGAAAAGTTACTCACTCACAAAGGGGGAGATGTTGCCTGTGGAGATCCCAGAATCTGCAGAAGTGATAGGCACCAACACATCTGATCACTCCATTCTGATTCAAGCAGAAAATGACATTTCTGTTGTTTTAGTATACAGGAAGTCAGCTACTATGGACATCATGACAGTGTACCCAGTCCCAGAGCTTGGCACAGAATATTACGTGGTAACCCCATCTGGGAGACAATCAACAAGTTACCTCAGAGAATTTGCAGTCATAGGCTGGAAAGTCCCTACAACCGTTGATATTCATTTAAAAGCAGATGTTACCTTCAACGGACAGTCACATCGTGCAGGGAGCATACTCCGTGTTTCCCTCCAGGCTCAACAGATAATCCAACTTCAAAGCTTAGGCGATTTTTCTGGGACTAGGATACAGTCAGAGAATCCTGTGGCAGTCTTAAGTGGGCATGCCTGTGTTTATAAAAATACCAACTGTGATCATGTTGTTGAACAGCTTCTGCCTGTCTCTGGTTGGGGCACTGCATTCATTGTCCCCCCTGTCTTCTTCCAAACCAATGCAGACATTGTATATGTGGCGGCCAGCCAAAATACTCGCGTTGACTACCAACAtgggactgaaaaaaaaattcagaacatgGTGGCTGGGGAAGTCATGCAGCTTGATATCAGTTACCCTCAGGCATATTACATCTCTGCTGATGCTGGAATCCAggtccttttcttcttcactggGTTTAAGTCGAAAGAAAAGACTGTTGATCCATTTCTCATCAACATCCCTGCCCTGGCCAACTATGGCAAGTCTTACCACATCAATGGGATAAGAGACTTAGAGAACAGTGCCATTCTCATAGCGAAAAGGTCAAAAAGAGGAAGCATTACTAAAGATAAGCAGCCTATCCATGGCATTCAATGGGAAGACGTTCCTGGCACACTCTATTCATGGGGCACATACAACTTGGAAGCAGGAAACCAGTCGCTATCCCTGGAGCATCCGGAAACTCCCTTTGGTGTCTTGGTTTTCGGTGGCGGAGATTCTAATGGCTACGGTTTCGCCCCACCAGCTCTTCCCTCATTTG CACCCAAATCAAGACCCCTCACCTGCATAGGAACTGGGGATCCACACTATACCTCCTTTGATGGAAGGAAATTTGATTTCATGGGAACCTGCATTTATCAGATGGCGGGCGTCTGCTCCAAAGACCCTGCCCTCACTCCGTTTTTGGTCACGGTGCAGAATAACAACCGAGGCAGCAAGGCGGTATCCTTTACCAAAGTGGTGACTCTGGAGGTCTACAATATGACCATCAGCCTGAGCCAAGAATATCCACACAAGATTCAG GTTAACGGTGTCTTTGTGGACTTGCCCTTCTCCTATGAAAATAAGTTGAAGGTCTACGCTAGTGGAGTCCATGGCTTCATCAAAACTGACTTTGATTTGAGAGTCAGCTTCAACTGGAACAGCTATGCCACAGTCATTATACCTAGAACTTATGCCAATGCTGTCTGTGGACTCTGTGGCAACGCCAATCAGGAACCCAAAGATGACTTCACCATGAAGGATGGAACTCAGGCAGCTGATGAAATCCAATTTGCAGATAGCTGGAAAGTGAAGGATGTCCCAGGGTGCTCAGCAGGATGTCACGATAACTGCCAAGTGTGCAAGGAGACAGAGAAACAAACTTATAAGAGCAACAAGTATTGTGGGGTCCTCATTCGAAACGATGGTCCATTCAGGCAGTGCCATGAAGCCACTGATCCAGTGTCCTTCTTTGATGACTGTGTCTTTGACACCTGTCTGTACAAGGGTCACCATGACACTCTCTGTAGCGCTATCAGTGCCTATGCAACAGCCTGCCAAGCTCAAGGCATCCAGGTTGGGCAATGGAGATCAGCTTCCTTCTGCA GAGAAGCAATAAGGTTAAACATAAACTATTCAACTCGAAATAGTTTTTCAGGTCTCTCCCAGTTCCTGACTGTGTCTCatctagagaaagagagagcaggcCTCAGGAACAGCCGGATGGGGAGGATCTGGGAGAAACTGGCGTAA